In Miscanthus floridulus cultivar M001 chromosome 8, ASM1932011v1, whole genome shotgun sequence, the sequence TGCCTCCTAGGgcttgtttagatgcaaaaaaattttgtaaaatggctacggtagcgttttcgttgttatttagtaaatagtgtctaatcatagtctaattaggcttaaaagattcgtctcgtggatttcgtctaaactgtgtaattagttttattttttatttatatttaatgcttcatgcatgcgtccaaagattcgatgtgacggggaatgtgaaaaattttgcaaaattttttgcaaactaaactgggCCCTAATATATATAGAATGGATTCTCAATCTGTAAAATTACTACTTTTTGATGGTCGATTTTAGGGATTCAGAATTAGAGCAAAACAAGTACATAAGGAGAACACAACTGATCGCCTCGGTTAATTTTCTGAGTTTTTCAGATGTAGGATAACACATTCATTCGAGTTTCTAATACTATATTTGATTGTTGGGAACGAGAGCTAGTTGCTGTTAATTTCACTGGTCTGATTATCTTCGTTTTCTCTCAGTTCTTGATGTACATGGACATTCAACCCCTTGATTAATTTTTGTGCTAGTACCATATATGATATGAGAGCCTAATCAATATGATGTTTCGCTGGTCTAATTGTCTTTAGTTGACAATGCAGACTGTTGTcctcaaggttgctatgtcatgcGAAGGTTGCGCCGGGGCGGTCAGAAGAGTGCTCTCCAAGATGGAAGGTTTTTTGTTTCACTGTAATTTCTACACAAAGTCTTACTACCAGACCGGTTGATTCTTGCGCCTGCACAATGGAAAGCTTACCAGAAATTTAATCATTTGATCAGAAGGGGGGAACCCTAATAATCAATCATCAAAACGTTAAAAACGCTCATGCGTTACCAGCTTATACCACCCGTGGATATATATGAGTGACCTACCTCTTACACCTGTTCTTCTGGAATCAGGAATTGAGACCTTCGACATAGATCTCAAGGAGCAGAAGGTGACAGTCAAAGGCAATGTCAAGCCTGAGGATGTCTTCCAGACGGTTTCCAAGTCGGGGAAGAAGACCTCCTACTGGGAGGGCGAAGCCACAGCCCCGGACGCTTCGGCTCCAGCAGCAGCAGAGGCAGCTCCCAACACCGCGGCAGAAGCGCCTGCGGAtgctgatgctgctgctgctgtgccagaGATCACTCCAGCCAAAGCTGACGCTTGATCGTCACACTATTACTCACATGTGATGCTGCGATTCCTAAACCTTAATCTAGAAATAGATGGGGGAAACGAGTCTTGATGGGGTTAGCATCATGTTGTTTCCGGTCTAGCAAGTGACTAAGAATAATGGAATAAATGATAACCCAGTGTGTATGATTTGATTTCCGTTATGATGAACACATCCCTTGCAGGATTGTTGTTCAGTAGTAGATTTTACTTCTACGGTGGCTTTGGAGTTCACCCAAAACAATACTTGTTCTCTGACAGAAAATAACATGAGTGCAGTACTGCAGTCCATGCTTTATCTTCTAGTCACTACGGGAGAcgcgctctttgtcgagtgctcggCGCTTTGCCAAGTGTCGAAACACGGGCACTCGACGAAGaggcagtttgccgagtgccgcactcggcaaagccggcacttggcaaagagggacactcggcaaacgtcctctttgccgagtgtcaggcactcggcaaagaataaccctCGGCAAAATACCTCAGGCGACGCCGGTGGCCCCTCCGTCATCCTTTGCTGAGTGTTGGCCGTTAGCACTCGGAAAACGtgttgtctttgccgagtgtctggcctggcacttggcaaagaggttcctttgccgagtgctaatttCAACACTcgtcaaagtttttttttgttttcaaattttttctatggtatttatacagtaccttgaagcacatgttccaatttgaaatttttctatgactttttggtatatttttttaaattttctatgtttacttgaatttttctcgaaaaagtaaatttgaactgcaggtgcatgaaatattggaatttagcgattcaaaaaatggtattcatgttttttaGTGTATTTTGAGGCCATGTGCAGGGACATttgtgaaatttcgaacatctgtttcacgaaacatgaccaccaacttgttaaaaaatgttttttaattatataaaatgcaaacgaagcctgaaaatcacgaaacttgtcgaggtgtcgtgtcatcgcatgtagagactgtggtaaaaattttagaagttttcgagcaagttgtgacgtacgatgcctaaaacccagacatctcgaatgtctgggttttaggcatcgtacgtcacaacttgctcggaaacttctaaattttttaccacagcctctacatgcgatgagacgacacctcgacaagttttgtgattttttaactttgtttgcattttatataattaaaaaacacttttttaacaagttggtggtcatgtttcgtgaaacagatgttcgaaatttcacgaatgtccctgcacacggcctcaaaatacactcaaaaacatgaataccattttttgaatcgctaaatttcaatatttcatgcacctgcagttcaaatttactttttcgagaaaaattcaagtaaacataaaaaatttaaaaaatataccaaaaagtcatagaaaagttccaaattggaacatgtgcttcaaggtactgtataaatgccacagaaaaaatttgaaaacaaaaaaatactttgccgagtgttggaattggcactcggcaaaggaacctctttgccgagtgccaggcttacagcactcggcaaagaatattcaaATTTTTTTTCGGATTAAAAGAACCCCTGAATTTCTTTATCGAGTGCCCgcatctcggcactcggcaaagggccgccccACTTAACCCTAGCGGGCCGACCGGCCCGCTCCCACGCTCTCCCTCCAGCCGCGCGCCCCGGCCCCGCCCCACCGCCGCCGGCCCACGCTCGGTTCTCCCCTCCCCGGCCGGTGGTGTGCCGCCCTACCCCGGCCATGCCCCGCCGCCGCCTGTCCTCCACCGCAGTCGGCCCCGCCCCGGCCCCGCTCCACCGCCGTGGACCACCGGTGCCACCGAACCTCCACCGTGGCCGGCCCACGCCCGGTTCTACCCTCCCCGGCCGGTGGTGCGCCGCCCCGCTCCGGCCCCGCCCCAGCCCCACCCGACGTCCGCCGCAGCCCTGCCCCGGCCCCGCTCCGCCGCTGAACGCGAACCCACCGGTGGTGCCCTGCCCCGGCTACCCCCCGCCCCTGAACCGGCggagtggaggagaggaggagcaggggagtagaggagagaagggaggtggaggagaggagaagggagaaggaagaaggagaaggaaggagaaggagaagggaggaggaaggagaagggaggaggaggagcctcgaccgccggccacgcccctcgccgttcgtccccgccgtcgtccccgcccctcgctggagacgaaggtgaccctggcaccacgtcgcccgactccaccgccacccaaggtataaagcCCCCCGGTTGGCAGCCTTCGTGCCTTGTATGTcattgacggccttcgtgccgtatgtggatgtgtgggccttcgtgccgtacgtggatgtgtgggccttcgtgctgtatatatgctgtcggccatcgtgccggcttttttcttgtaggttttggaaaccttcccgtacaggggaggttctgccaaaatttttaacttatagtattataattcttcttttgcagagcaggacccgtcggaggggacccggagtacgtaggcgacccgatcgtcttcgtcggtgctgcggtcctgcctgcacagcgtcgcctcgcgactgccccgctagcctgactccaccgccactaggtataaataacctctcttccttatcgttgtcgtagatcggtgtaacccagttaggcgtctcccgttcaaaacagatacggttggaggtatgcggatcttcgcatatctaagaccgtatctgttttagattgtccacttttttggacagcccgtggatgcgtagatggggtagTTTCCATGTTATGCatcgatccgagatagagttttggcaccacctccctgttgttcttcggatacacactctcccttccaggacgtgtatcgggagaacagcggggaggtgctgccgaaattctatctcggatcggagtagagcatgtaaactaacctcatctacgcatccacgggtgggattaggacctatcctcacccattAGATAGTAGGCACGCCGTTCAGATGCAAttggtggttatattactcgctcatgtatatgctagaggatggataaccgtgagtggatgtacacgggccgcccaagtcaggctgaaatcacccctgaatggatagacaagaccgagggtttcttgaaccaagcatttggcaaggcagctaatggagcgagagacacattctgtccctgtagcgaatgcggaaacaagaaaagaaaaacaaggaagatcatgggggaacatctttgcaagtatggatttatgccaaactatacccggtgggtgttccatggtgaagcccatcatacTAGAGAGGAGGAGGTGAGACCACGCTTGGAGGCGTTTGATGCTAATGGTggggtagcaggatggttaggtgactttcaCGAAGCAACGTTCGCTGAATGacctacggaggaggaggagaaggaggatgaggaggagccaAAGCCAACCGGAAAGGTGTTCTACCAAATGTTGTCTTCGGCATAGAAGCTCCTACACGAGAAGGCaatggtttctcaactggatgccattggacacctaatggggttgaagtcccagtacaacatgagtcaagcctgcttcgatggtatgttggcagttattggtgggctgcttccggagggtcatattctgccgagcagcttctacgagtcatagagactccttcgtgcacttaagatgccgtatgagcagatacattgttgtctgaaggggtgcatcctatttaggaaagatcacaaggatgcaaagtactgtccaaagtgtaaatcctctaggtatgtggaggtagacaaaggtgatggccagaaggagcagcttgagatccccatgaaagtcctacggcaccttccgatcataccgaggctccaacggctattcatgacagaggagtccgtgaaacagatgacatggcacaagaatggcattcgatacaatcctgacaagatggtacatccaactgatggtgaagcatggaaaagctttaatcgcaagcatcgtgacaaagatcttgaggcccgtaatgtacgtgttgcgctggcaacggatgggttcaatccttatggaatgatgtcggccccatacacttgttggcccgtgtttgctATCCCCCTCAATATCCCCCCGGGGTCCTCcttcaacggcaaaacatattcttgacgttgataattcctggacacccgggaaacaaaatgggtgtgtacatggagcctatttatgatgaattgatcagtgcttggaatgaaggggtatggacttacgaccgagctacaaagaaaaacttcaaaatgtatgtttggtaccagtactccatgcatgacttcctggcgtatgggatattcagcgcctggtgtgtccacgggaagttcccatgcccggtatgcaagacaactctagagttcatttggttgaagaagggtggcaagttttcgTTGTTCGACAAGCATCAATAGTTCCTCCCTCTTAACCATAcattcagacaagacaccaagaacttcacgaaaggtgtcaaggtgaccgaccctaaacctcagaagatgactggtgcccaggttcatgctcaaatagatgctctcgtggtcaATCCACAGAAAGATAGTcgaaagaaagataatccaaagaaagattgctttgtgggatatggtgtcgaacatatgtggactcataagtcaggcttggagaggctcccctattttgatgaccttctccttccacataatatagatgtaatgcacactgagaagaatatcgccgaagcactttgggcaacactcatggacattcctgacaagacaaaggacaaccctaaggccagagtggacctggcaacgctatgcgatagaccaaagctagagatgctacctccaagagacggcaagccatggaaaaggcctaaggccaattacgtcttagaaaagaagcattggacggaagtgatacaatggatgcagacgttaaagttcccggatgggtatgcaacgaatctaaggaggggagcgaacccagagactggccgagtcttatggatgaagagtcatgactaccacatatggattgagtggctgaaagctctagttttggttttggtgaattgatgaaaccctaagtgctaacctagtttatcaagtgcttatgagataggtagcacactctaagtTGCGAAGcgaacaaagatcatagcatgatgaagatgatgccatgatgatgatcaagtgcttggacttggaaagaagaaagagaaaaaaaacaaaaagctcaaggcaaaggtataaaccataggagctattttgttttggtgatcaagacacttagggagtgtgatcacatttaggattgatagccgtactattaagaggggtgaaactcgtatcggaatgcggttatcaaagtaccactagatgctctaactcattgcatatgcatttaggatctagtggagtgctaacacccttgaaaatgtttgtgaaaatatgctaacacatgtgcacaaggtgatacacttggtggttggcacatttgagcaagggtgaagaagttagaggtgaaatgaagttggtcacaaagatgctggtgtcggtcaaatgactggatgctgggtcgctcaacgaccggacgctgaagggctacgtccggtcgtgttgttagtcagcacagtaagaagtcacagtgtgaccggacactggcagggtccggtcgagcatgactggacgcgtctggtcggcaaaagtcggttttggaaccttattataaatgaccagacgctaggtgtTTAGTGTTCGGTCAACTCAGACGTAGTGTCCGGGCAAGACTGATGACcattgaagtcaggacacgtggctgactgcgagcgaccggacgctgggggctcagcgtccggtcagcccgcgttatgcccagtgagggggtataacggctctatttcgtgggggcttctatttaagccccatggccggttcaagctcccacgcttggccatttgcattgacatagcaaccttgtgagctttgccaaagccctcccactcatctccatcattgattcatcatctttgtgagattgggagaggatccaagtgcattgcttgagtgattgcatctagaggcacttggtgttcgtgtttcgctatgggattcgcttgttactcttggtggttgtcgccacctagacggcttggagcagcgaggatcgttgagcggagggtggtgattgtctccggctccgatcatggtgattgtgaggggttcttgacctttccccggtggagagccaaaaggtactctagttgattgctcatggcttgtgtgatcctcatcttgtgttggttgtatagcaccctattgagggtttggcgtgtgaaggcaattagcgcatgaacctccaagtgagtgaatcgccacaacgaggagtagcttgccggcaagcaagtgaacctcggtaaaaaatcattgtgttcatcattgattctgaggtgattggtcttcattgttattcatccttgtgattgattggtttcttcatctacacggcggtataaccttcttgatcactctctttactttaccgcaaactagttgacaagctctttagtgtagctagttgtgagagcttgcttgcttggttggtgtggctctttagttagcctttgagagcacactaacatagggtagtgtcatagcttttgtgtgaatagacactatctaaactagaattgtggtaggtggcttgcatttgagtaggctagcgcaactcttgcttcgcctcataattgtctaaccattttggttaagtgttgttgtagaaatttttattaggctattcacccccctctagccattaggacctttcaagtggtatcagagccgaggtcaccgttatttgaggcttaacaaccttcggtgttaaaatgtcttaaatcaacaacaccaagaagccaccccaatttgatggcacaaattatccttattgaaagtcaaagatgaccacacacattaagtcaatcaatagaaaggtgtggaaggtggtagaaaccaaaattgagattggtgatccggagaatcccacggcggtcgaagaagtgcttctccaaaacaatgacattgctctaagtgctattcatgatgcaattgatgagagaacatttaagcaaatcaagaatattgagatggctcatgaggcatggaagaagttggaagaatcatttgagggcactcaagccatgaaaggtgcaaaggcttacattctcaaggagaagtttgcaagcttcaagatgaaggaggatgagagtgtgccggagatgtttcataggcttcaagtgcttggcaatgatcttaaagcacttggagaagaggtgaaggacaaggacttctcccataagttcttgagatgcttgccttcaagatttggcacattggtcactattctagtaaggagtggtttggacaccatgacaccaaaccaagtgttgggagacatcatgaccgatgatacatatagagatgaagatgagaaggaagaaaagaaggagaagaaagatgagaagaagaagagtgtggcattcaaggcaacatcatccaagggcaaagctaagcaagaaacatcaagtgaagaagatgaatcatgggatgatgatgatgatgagaagatggctctatttgtcaagaaatttggcaagttcatggtgaagaagggctaccgtgctagaagaaagaagtcttcatccaagaacaaagaagagtcaagaaggtgcttcaagtgtggaagcaaagatcatcttgttgctcaatgcccatacaatagcgacaatgatgatgataagaagaagaacaagaagaaggacaagaaggaaaagaaagagaaggacaagatgaccttcaagaagaagaagggtggttcatatgtggtcacttgggatagtgatgcttctttaagtgatgatgatgatagtgatgatgacaagaccaccaagagaaggcatttgcaagcattgcaatcaatgagaagccttctctcttcgactcttcatcatgcttcatggctaaggccactaaggtataaacttgcgatgatgaaagtgatgaagaacatgatgatgataatgaaaataaaaatgaaaatgatagtgatagtgatgatgatgaacctactaaggatgaattaattgacatgctagaagatgctagagaacactttgacatcaagagaagggaatgcaaaagcttgcgtaaggaactaaaagcccttaagcaagcctttgatgagctaaatgcatctcatgagaggctagaggaagccaatgagaagcttggcaaagctcacaaaaagcttgaaaaggctcattcctctttgcttgatgagcaaaataaaaagaagcatgttgaaacttgcaatgtaggtttaacttgtgatataattgatgaatcattatctatgcctatcattgttgctcctactaacccttcttgtagcacttccacttctacctcatctagtagtgatggtctcacttgtgatgcctcactagtggttgagaatgagaacctcaagaaggaggtcactaagctcactcacaccttagctaaggcttatggtagtgaggaccgcttgcttatgtgcttgggtagccaaagagcttctctctacaaagagggattgggctatacccacaagaaaggcaaggcggcctttgctcctcacaagactagttttgtgaagaacaatggtcggttttgcactagttgcaagcaagttggtcataaagagtaagagtgcaaaaacaagagcaaaaatgctaatgtatcctcccttaagcttgattcatgctatatgcttactaagggtacaaatggtgtgaaggctaagttcattggtaaaccatgaatGGGCTTAGTGactaaagagcttagtgactaaccttcaaggacccaagcaagtttgggtacctaaaaagaattgatcttctcttgtaggtcaattacaaagccagaggaaggcattgggttcttgatagtgggtgcactcaacacatgaccggtgatgcaagaatgttcaactcaatcaacaccaatggcaatgatggttatgatagtatcacatttggtgacaatggcaaaggcaaggtcaaaggtcttggtaagattgcaatatccaatgacatgagcatatccaatgtgttgctagtagagagcttgaatttcaacttgctatctgtggctcaattatgtgatcttagattcaaatgcatatttagggtagatgatgtagagatcataagtgtagatggctctaacttgatcttcaaatgctttagatatgagaatctatacttggttgatttcaatgctagtgaagctagattatctacatgcttgttcactaagtctagcatgggttggttaaggcatagaaggcttggtcatgttggaatgaaacaattgaatagattggttaagcatgacttagttagaggcttgaaagatgttgtgtttgaaaaggataagctttgtagctcgtgtcaagccagcaaacaagtgggaaacacccatcctaagaaaagcatgatgagcactagtaaagcatttgagttattgcacatagatttgtttggaccaacacaatacactagcatcggtggtaacaaatatggttttgtgatagtggatactacactagatacatattggtattctttctagtggacaaaagtgatgtgtttgcaacattcaaatcatttgtcaagggcattcacaatgagtttgaaacaaccatcaacagAGTTaggagtgacaatggtagtgagttcaagaacactagaattgatgagttatgtgatgaatttagaattagacatcaattctcggccaagtacacacctcaatcaaatggccttgttgagaggaagaatagaacactcattgatatggcaaggtctatgcttagtgagtataatgtgagtcaatctttttgggccgaagctatcaacacggcttgctattgtagcaaccgcctctattgtcacccattgaaagagaagacaccatatgagctcttaaatggtagaaagcctaacattgcatattttcgggtctttggttgcaaatgctatatcttgaagaaaggcactagattgggcaagtttgacaa encodes:
- the LOC136473669 gene encoding copper transport protein ATX1-like isoform X2, with translation MAAETVVLKVAMSCEGCAGAVRRVLSKMEGIETFDIDLKEQKVTVKGNVKPEDVFQTVSKSGKKTSYWEGEATAPDASAPAAAEAAPNTAAEAPADADAAAAVPEITPAKADA
- the LOC136473669 gene encoding copper transport protein ATX1-like isoform X1, coding for MAAELTMQTVVLKVAMSCEGCAGAVRRVLSKMEGIETFDIDLKEQKVTVKGNVKPEDVFQTVSKSGKKTSYWEGEATAPDASAPAAAEAAPNTAAEAPADADAAAAVPEITPAKADA